In Acanthopagrus latus isolate v.2019 chromosome 16, fAcaLat1.1, whole genome shotgun sequence, one DNA window encodes the following:
- the LOC119034279 gene encoding tetratricopeptide repeat protein 9A: MSVMKAGHDGRVDGGRGSHTDSGGGSPRLQQCAQPPNSSSSSSRTKDARYQQQLQQQQRHHGGSMLKQPSHNEPADVVRRALDFKCQGTQCYKDKKYREAIGKYHRALLEIKGLCRVLGDPDPGSKPPASLLPTISKSTTLTDEQKGAMENAELECYNSLAACLLQMELVNYERVKEYCLKVLHKEGKNFKALYRSGVAYYHLGDFQKALYYLKESHKQEPSDTNVIRYIQLTEMKIRRNAQRDKKEAT, translated from the exons ATGAGCGTAATGAAGGCTGGGCACGACGGCAGGGTGGACGGCGGCAGAGGCAGCCACACCGACAGCGGCGGCGGCTCCCCGAGGCTCCAGCAGTGCGCTCAGCCtcccaacagcagcagcagcagcagccggacCAAAGATGCCAGataccagcagcagctccagcagcagcagcggcatcATGGTGGGTCGATGCTGAAGCAACCGTCTCACAACGAGCCGGCCGACGTCGTCAGACGGGCGCTGGACTTCAAGTGCCAAGGCACCCAGTGCTACAAGGATAAGAAGTACCGAGAGGCGATTGGCAAGTATCACCGCGCTCTGCTGGAGATTAAGGGGCTGTGCAGGGTGCTGGGGGATCCGGACCCCGGATCCAAGCCCCCGGCCTCCCTCCTGCCGACCATCAGCAAGTCCACCACGCTGACAGATGAGCAGAAGGGGGCCATGGAGAATGCAGAGCTGGAGTGTTACAACAGCTTGGCCG CCTGTCTGTTGCAAATGGAGCTGGTGAACTATGAGCGAGTGAAGGAATACTGTCTGAAAGTGCTGCACAAGGAAGGAAAGAACTTCAAGGCTCTGTACCGGTCCGGCGTGGCCTATTACCACCTAGGAGACTTCCAGAAGGCCCTGTACTACCTGAAGGAGTCACACAAACAGGAACCGTCAG acACCAATGTCATCCGCTACATCCAGCTGACAGAGATGAAGATTCGCCGGAATGCCCAAAGGGACAAGAAAGAGGCGACATAA